Proteins encoded together in one Quercus lobata isolate SW786 chromosome 3, ValleyOak3.0 Primary Assembly, whole genome shotgun sequence window:
- the LOC115980699 gene encoding probable polygalacturonase At3g15720 — protein MIDIGCDDIIDKNVNVELLTFALILSISSTCLCRGLVEDTSGGFNVLDYGAVGDGQTDDSQAFSKAWTALCQTKGTPQLIVPSGKKFLLMPVMFQGPCQSNSVQVQILGTMLAPNSMDGWRNCSTNCWLRFSGVSNLNVSGSGTIDGRGSTWWNHLRLNHIFALQFNHCNNLQLSGLTHLNSPKNHISLTACNGASLSYLHISAPASSPNTDGIDISSSTNINIHDSDIATGDDCIAINGNSAHINITGINCGPGHGISVGSLGRNGAHETVEYVYVQHCNFTQTQNGARIKTWPGGSGYARYIYFQHIQLQQASNPIIIDQFYCDYFCIMRQSSAVKVSNVTYMDIKGTSGNQQGIIFNCDQEVCTNIIMDHINIRSSNGGNVSATCKNVKGQSSCTTPEVPCLSSNNINDDCDNQKRNIFAPTNYLH, from the exons ATGATAGATATAGGTTGTGATGATATAATTGATAAGAATGTTAATGTG GAACTACTTACCTTTGCTTTGATACTTTCTATTTCCTCAACATGTCTATGCCGTGGCCTTGTGGAAGACACATCAGGTGGATTCAACGTGCTTGACTATGGGGCAGTTGGAGACGGTCAAACTGATGATTCCCAA GCTTTTTCAAAAGCATGGACAGCTCTATGTCAAACTAAAGGCACCCCACAGCTTATAGTACCATCAGGAAAGAAATTCCTATTGATGCCAGTGATGTTCCAAGGACCATGCCAGTCCAACAGTGTCCAAGTTCAG ATTTTAGGGACAATGTTAGCACCCAATTCTATGGATGGATGGAGAAACTGTTCTACAAACTGTTGGTTACGCTTCTCAGGTGTGAGCAATCTTAATGTCAGTGGTTCAGGAACGATTGACGGCAGGGGTTCAACTTGGTGGAACCA CCTTCGATTGAATCACATCTTT GCATTACAGTTTAATCATTGCAATAATCTTCAGCTAAGTGGATTGACTCATCTTAATAGTCCAAAAAACCATATTAGTCTAACCGCTTGCAATGGTGCATCTCTCTCTTATCTGCACATATCTGCTCCTGCATCAAGTCCAAACACTGATGGAATTGATATTTCTTCCTCAACCAATATTAATATCCATGACAGTGACATTGCAACTG GAGATGATTGTATTGCAATCAATGGAAATTCCGCTCATATCAATATCACCGGAATTAATTGTGGCCCTGGTCATGGTATAAG CGTGGGAAGCTTAGGAAGAAATGGAGCTCACGAAACAGTAGAATATGTGTATGTCCAGCATTGTAACTTTACTCAAACTCAGAATGGAGCAAGGATCAAGACATGGCCG GGGGGTTCGGGTTATGCAAGGTATATCTACTTTCAGCATATCCAACTTCAGCAAGCCTCCAACCCCATCATTATTGACCAGTTTTACTgtga ttatttttgtataatgAGGCAGTCATCAGCAGTAAAAGTGAGCAATGTGACATACATGGATATCAAAGGAACAAGCGGTAATCAGCAGGGgattattttcaattgtgaCCAAGAAGTGTGCACTAACATTATAATGGACCACATCAACATAAGATCATCCAATGGAGGTAACGTTTCTGCCACTTGCAAAAATGTCAAGGGACAGTCTAGCTGCACCACACCTGAAGTGCCTTGCCTAAGCAGTAACAACATCAATGATGATTGTGATAATCAAAAAAGGAACATATTTGCTCCTACCAATTATCTCCATTGA
- the LOC115980700 gene encoding probable polygalacturonase At3g15720, which translates to MGWDMYAKVSKECQMSNTGTTPQMKYRISLELLSIVLVLSIFPTGLGHGLVNEASEGFNETCKDAVGDVTCYGAIGDGETDDSEAFLKAWKALCEVEAASDIPMLIVPMEKIFLLKPVTFEGPCKSDSVQVQVLGTILAPNSTEGWTNCYANTWLGFWNVSNLIVNGSGEINGSGSIWWKNFSVQGNARCYKPTALHFYNCSNLQHSGLTHLDSPRNHISIKFCDNATLSYLNISAPESSPNTDGVDISSSTNVSIHDSYIGTGDDCIAVNDKTTGINITRIVCGPGHGISVGSLGANRASATVEEVYVKNCSFNGTLNGARIKTWQGGSGYARNIFFEQITLVDVKNPIIIDQFYCNGKHNCKNETSSVQVSNVTYIGIEGTCVGLDAITFNCDEIMCTNITMKHINITSSDPEKSVVASCENAKGNSECTIPKVPCLTIDECDNQK; encoded by the exons atgGG CTGGGACATGTACGCAAAAGTGTCCAAGGAGTGTCAAATGTCCAACACTGGTACAACACCCCAAATGAAGTACCGTATTTCCTTG GAACTACTTAGCATTGTTTTGGTACTTTCAATTTTTCCAACTGGACTAGGCCATGGCCTTGTGAATGAAGCATCAGAGGGTTTTAACGAGACTTGTAAAGATGCAGTTGGAGATGTGACTTGTTATGGTGCTATAGGAGATGGAGAAACTGATGACTCCGAa GCCTTTTTAAAAGCTTGGAAAGCTTTATGTGAAGTTGAAGCAGCTTCTGACATTCCAATGCTTATAGTACCAATGGAGAAGATATTCCTATTAAAGCCGGTGACTTTCGAAGGTCCATGCAAGTCCGACAGTGTCCAAGTTCAG GTTTTGGGGACAATTTTAGCACCCAATTCCACAGAAGGATGGACGAACTGTTATGCAAATACCTGGTTAGGCTTCTGGAATGTGAGTAATCTCATTGTCAATGGTTCAGGAGAGATCAACGGCAGTGGTTCAATTTGGTGGAAAAATTTCAGTGTTCAA GGGAATGCAAGGTGCTATAAACCCACG GCACTACATTTTTATAATTGCAGTAATCTTCAGCACAGTGGACTTACTCATCTTGATAGTCCAAGAAACCATATTAGTATAAAATTTTGTGATAATGCAACTCTCTCTTATCTAAACATCTCTGCTCCCGAATCTAGTCCTAACACTGATGGAGTTGATATTTCTTCTTCAACCAATGTTAGCATCCACGATAGTTATATTGGAactg GAGATGATTGTATTGCTGTCAATGATAAAACGACTGGTATCAACATCACTCGAATTGTTTGTGGACCTGGCCATGGTATAAG CGTGGGAAGCTTGGGAGCAAATAGAGCATCTGCCACAGTAGAAGAGGTATATGTGAAAAATTGTAGCTTTAATGGAACTTTGAATGGAGCAAGGATCAAGACATGGCAG GGGGGTTCGGGTTATGcaagaaatattttctttgagCAAATCACACTCGTGGATGTCAAAAACCCAATCATTATTGATCAGTTTTACTGCAACGGTAAACACAATTGCAAAAATGAg ACATCGTCAGTACAAGTGAGCAATGTGACATATATAGGTATTGAAGGAACTTGTGTTGGTTTGGATGCGATTACTTTCAACTGTGATGAAATAATGTGCACTAACATTACAATGAAGCACATCAACATAACATCATCTGACCCTGAAAAATCAGTTGTCGCCAGTTGCGAAAACGCCAAGGGAAATAGCGAATGCACCATACCGAAAGTGCCCTGCCTAACCATTGATGAATGTGATAATCAAAAGTAA
- the LOC115980702 gene encoding G-type lectin S-receptor-like serine/threonine-protein kinase LECRK1, producing the protein MVILNTNCPKKQKTKIHLFMAAILFFLLLLTICNAEAQQRQSTINLGSSLSPTTNSSWLSHSGLYAFGFCQQANGYAVGVFLAGIPQKTAVWTANRDDPPAPGDVTLNFTNDGRLVLQSAQGKETSIASPGGATSASMLDSGNFVLFNSKEIVWQTFDYPTDTILQGQHLSTGKELFSSISEYDKSTGLFRLAMQEDGNLVQYPVGTTDVEQYAYWSSQTYRDGDNVTLCLDVNGQLYLLNSTGTYLTNLTQGESPTKDIVYLMRLDADGSLRLYSYNLHQNGNLSVLWSSTNDMCLPKGLCGLNAFCVINDQQANCKCLPGFAAINQGNQSSGCERNFSVESCKSKDGSLKYTMEEVLNTEWVKNYFSHLSSISKEDCKAACLEDCNCEVAMFNAGECRKQNLPLRYGRRSLTDTNIAFVKVGIITANISTQIRIAQMGSEKKLRKDILIISISFVVFGIFMFVISGTAIYRNIIYKNRGRAYTRTSNNGYIGFSEDVAPQSFPYSDLESMTDGFKEELGRGAFGTVFKGTIQNGQKVVAVKRLEKLLAEGEREFETEMKVIGRTHHKNLLHLLGYCYDGEKRLLVYEYMSNGSLANILFTPEKQPCWDDRMEIARDIARGILYLHEECEPQIIHCDIKPHNILMDEYRCAKISDFGLAKLLKPDQTKTFTGIRGTKGYVAPEWHRRQPVTIKADVYSFGIVLLELICGRKCVDWDLPEEKAILEDWANHCFEAGDLDQLVTDEEVNKKQLERMVKVGLWCTLYEPSLRPSMKNDLHMLEGIIHVPIPPSPNSFVTTL; encoded by the exons atgg TAATTTTAAACACAAACTgtcccaaaaaacaaaagacaaaaattcaTCTTTTTATGGCTGCAatcttattctttcttcttctcttaacAATTTGCAATGCTGAAGCTCAACAAAGGCAATCTACTATAAATTTGGGCTCTTCTTTATCACCTACCACCAACTCTTCCTGGTTGTCACATTCAGGTTTATATGCCTTTGGATTCTGCCAACAAGCCAATGGCTATGCAGTAGGAGTTTTCCTTGCTGGGATTCCTCAAAAGACAGCAGTGTGGACAGCAAATCGAGATGATCCTCCAGCACCCGGTGATGTCACATTGAATTTCACTAATGATGGTAGGCTTGTCCTGCAATCAGCACAAGGCAAAGAGACAAGCATTGCTAGTCCTGGAGGTGCAACATCAGCATCGATGCTTGATTCTGGAAACTTTGTTCTCTTTAATTCTAAAGAGATAGTATGGCAAACCTTTGATTATCCAACCGATACAATCTTACAGGGTCAGCATCTCTCAACAGGAAAAGAACTATTTTCTAGCATTTCAGAATATGACAAGTCAACCGGATTATTCCGTCTTGCAATGCAAGAAGATGGAAACCTTGTGCAGTATCCAGTAGGAACCACAGACGTGGAACAATATGCTTATTGGAGTTCTCAGACATATCGAGATGGAGATAACGTGACACTATGTCTTGATGTCAATGGCCAACTCTACCTACTAAATTCCACTGGCACATACCTTACCAATCTGACCCAAGGAGAATCTCCAACCAAAGATATAGTCTACCTTATGAGACTTGATGCCGATGGGAGCCTGAGACTATACTCATACAATTTACATCAGAATGGTAACTTGTCAGTCTTATGGTCGTCTACAAATGACATGTGTCTTCCTAAGGGACTATGTGGCCTCAACGCATTTTGTGTTATAAATGATCAACAAGCTAATTGCAAATGTCTTCCGGGATTTGCAGCTATCAACCAGGGGAATCAGAGCTCAGGCTGCGAAAGGAATTTTTCTGTAGAAAGTTGCAAAAGCAAAGATGGAAGTTTAAAATACACCATGGAAGAAGTTCTTAATACAGAATGggtcaaaaattatttttcccaTCTGTCGTCAATAAGCAAAGAGGACTGTAAAGCAGCATGTTTGGAGGATTGTAACTGTGAAGTTGCCATGTTCAATGCTGGGGAGTGCAGAAAGCAAAATTTGCCATTGAGATATGGAAGAAGGTCGCTAACGGATACAAACATAGCATTTGTCAAGGTGGGTATAATTACAGCCAATATATCCACCCAGATTAGAATTGCACAAATGGGAAGCGAAAAAAAGCTTCGAAAGGACATCCTTATTATAAGCATCTCATTTGTTGTTTTTGGAATCTTTATGTTTGTGATTTCTGGAACTGCAATATACAGAaacattatttacaaaaatcgAGGCAGGGCATATACAAGGACTTCCAATAATGGATATATTGGCTTTAGTGAGGATGTTGCTCCACAATCATTTCCCTATTCAGATCTTGAGTCAATGACTGATGGTTTCAAGGAAGAGTTGGGTAGAGGAGCATTCGGGACTGTTTTCAAAGGAACAATACAGAATGGTCAGAAGGTTGTAGCTGTCAAAAGACTAGAGAAATTGTTGGCTGAAGGGGAAAGAGAGTTTGAAACTGAGATGAAAGTTATAGGGAGAACACACCACAAAAACCTTCTCCATCTACTCGGGTATTGCTATGATGGAGAAAAAAGACTTTTGGTATATGAGTACATGAGCAATGGTTCACTTGCAAATATACTTTTCACACCTGAAAAACAACCTTGTTGGGATGATAGAATGGAAATTGCTCGTGACATAGCAAGAGGAATTCTTTATCTCCATGAAGAGTGTGAGCCACAGATCATTCATTGTGATATAAAGCCTCATAACATTCTCATGGATGAATATAGGTGTGCAAAAATCTCTGACTTCGGATTGGCAAAGCTTCTAAAGCCAGACCAAACCAAAACCTTTACTGGCATTCGAGGGACTAAGGGGTACGTTGCACCAGAGTGGCATCGGAGGCAGCCCGTGACCATCAAAGCAGATGTCTACAGCTTTGGGATTGTGTTGCTTGAGCTGATTTGTGGTAGAAAATGTGTGGACTGGGATCTTCCTGAAGAGAAAGCTATTCTTGAGGATTGGGCAAACCATTGCTTTGAAGCTGGTGACTTAGATCAACTAGTGACTGATGAAGAGGTTAACAAAAAACAACTGGAAAGAATGGTTAAAGTGGGACTCTGGTGCACTCTTTATGAGCCATCTCTTCGTCCTTCCATGAAGAATGATCTGCATATGCTAGAAGGAATTATACATGTTCCAATTCCTCCAAGTCCAAATTCCTTTGTTACTACCCTATAA